The Crocosphaera subtropica ATCC 51142 genome includes a window with the following:
- a CDS encoding DUF3122 domain-containing protein translates to MSKQVFKFILVLGLMCLLLIQPAYAVIRESEIPPDIILYKSIQTWRDQSKNPWQLIFFKEIKGDNQPTINLRLVGFPDLFEFNHPQPLIIKIREDLTVQVPDVFTSDQEAFAPNMGQYNFKSIVDQLESNNFWLLELPLKDGELSRIKVPYFILEEWKKIIVQKASE, encoded by the coding sequence ATGAGTAAGCAAGTGTTTAAGTTCATTTTAGTTTTAGGGTTGATGTGCTTATTATTAATACAACCTGCATATGCTGTTATCAGAGAAAGTGAAATTCCTCCTGATATTATCCTTTATAAATCCATACAAACTTGGCGAGATCAATCTAAAAATCCTTGGCAATTGATTTTTTTTAAAGAGATAAAAGGGGATAATCAACCCACAATCAATTTACGTTTAGTTGGCTTTCCTGACTTATTTGAATTTAACCACCCTCAGCCTTTAATTATTAAAATTCGAGAAGATTTAACGGTTCAAGTTCCTGATGTATTTACCAGTGATCAAGAGGCATTCGCACCGAATATGGGACAGTATAATTTTAAGTCTATTGTAGATCAGTTAGAAAGTAACAATTTTTGGTTATTAGAATTACCGCTAAAAGATGGTGAGTTGAGTAGGATTAAAGTTCCTTATTTCATTTTGGAAGAATGGAAAAAAATTATAGTTCAGAAAGCAAGTGAATAG
- a CDS encoding MBL fold metallo-hydrolase: MLFRQLFDAESSTYTYLIADRTLKQALLVDPVLEQVERDRQLLNELGLTLKYCLETHIHADHITGTGKLREITECLGIVPENAQIACADRWMKDKEVLQLGNVIVEAIATPGHTDSHFAYLVNRKAILTGDALFIRGCGRTDFQSGDPGTLYDSVTQRLFTLPDETLVYPGHDYRGHTVSTIAEEKQYNPRFVGRTPQSGSLRDRSEFITFMTNLNLPNPKKMMEAVPANEQCGNV; the protein is encoded by the coding sequence ATGCTTTTTCGTCAATTGTTCGATGCAGAGTCATCGACTTACACTTATCTAATTGCTGATCGCACCCTCAAACAAGCATTATTAGTTGATCCTGTTTTAGAACAAGTAGAACGGGATCGTCAACTCCTCAACGAGTTAGGATTAACCTTAAAATACTGCTTAGAAACCCATATTCACGCAGATCACATCACAGGAACGGGAAAATTACGAGAAATCACAGAATGTTTAGGAATTGTACCTGAAAATGCCCAGATTGCTTGTGCTGATCGATGGATGAAAGATAAAGAGGTTTTACAATTAGGAAACGTGATCGTAGAAGCGATCGCTACTCCTGGCCATACAGATAGTCATTTTGCTTATTTAGTTAACCGAAAGGCTATTTTAACAGGAGATGCGTTATTTATTCGAGGGTGTGGACGAACGGACTTTCAAAGTGGGGACCCAGGGACATTATATGACTCGGTGACGCAACGACTGTTTACTTTACCCGATGAAACCTTAGTCTATCCTGGTCATGATTATCGAGGTCATACAGTTTCTACAATTGCAGAAGAAAAGCAATATAATCCTCGGTTTGTGGGACGTACACCGCAAAGCGGATCGCTTCGAGATCGCTCTGAGTTTATCACTTTTATGACTAATCTTAACTTACCTAATCCAAAAAAGATGATGGAGGCAGTTCCTGCTAATGAACAATGTGGCAATGTTTAA
- a CDS encoding NAD(P)-dependent alcohol dehydrogenase, which yields MKSVIFNRYGSPDVLEYAEVTKPSPTAKQLLIKVIASSVNPIDWKIRRGMLQVVTGKKFPLSLGCDFSGEAVEVGEKVSDFQVSDQVYGFFSPGSGKAYGEYIVITPQNIAPKPTNLTHSQAAAVPLAASTALQGLRNKGKVKRGQTVLINGASGGVGTFAVQIAKAYQAAVTGVCSGKNIPLVTELGADYTIDYTQEDFTQQEKQYDIIFDIVGNYSFRKCQKSLNPEGIYVTLTPSLNFIINSVFAFFSRQQSKLLLVEPQPKDLAELKDLIEHQKVKPIIDCTYQLSDIMAAHTYSETGHVVGKIVLEV from the coding sequence ATGAAAAGTGTCATTTTTAATCGATATGGTTCTCCTGATGTTCTAGAATATGCAGAAGTAACGAAACCTTCCCCCACAGCTAAACAATTACTGATTAAAGTTATAGCAAGTAGTGTTAATCCTATCGATTGGAAAATTCGTCGTGGAATGTTACAAGTTGTCACAGGGAAAAAGTTTCCTTTATCGTTGGGGTGTGACTTTTCTGGGGAAGCAGTAGAAGTTGGAGAAAAAGTCTCTGACTTTCAAGTGAGTGATCAAGTATATGGTTTTTTTAGCCCTGGTTCGGGTAAAGCCTATGGAGAATATATTGTTATAACCCCTCAAAATATTGCTCCTAAACCCACTAACCTGACTCATTCCCAAGCTGCTGCCGTTCCTTTAGCAGCTTCTACAGCCCTGCAAGGCTTACGGAACAAAGGAAAGGTCAAAAGAGGTCAAACAGTCCTCATTAACGGTGCATCAGGCGGTGTAGGTACGTTTGCGGTTCAAATTGCTAAGGCATACCAGGCAGCAGTGACAGGGGTTTGCAGTGGAAAAAATATTCCTTTGGTTACAGAATTAGGGGCTGACTATACCATTGATTATACTCAAGAAGACTTTACCCAACAGGAAAAGCAATATGATATTATTTTTGACATTGTGGGTAACTATTCTTTTAGAAAGTGCCAGAAAAGTTTAAACCCTGAGGGAATTTATGTAACGTTAACCCCCAGTTTAAACTTCATTATTAATAGTGTTTTTGCGTTTTTTTCTCGTCAACAATCGAAATTATTATTAGTCGAACCTCAACCCAAAGATTTAGCTGAATTAAAAGATTTGATTGAACACCAAAAGGTTAAACCGATTATCGATTGTACTTATCAATTATCAGATATTATGGCAGCCCATACTTACAGTGAAACCGGTCACGTTGTGGGTAAAATTGTTCTAGAAGTATAA
- a CDS encoding TldD/PmbA family protein, whose product MTSTLETWLKEIHLPADWIGLRQVTETSTLRYVRDGKPQSNGRSQSKGVMVEVLAKGQLGYCATNHLTLDNIKLAAEIAYQQAVTAAEWGIYSFTVEQRPKAVGTYYSPYLKPLDILSPKDINDLLLKVNETLKVNDKIVSTSAIARLVETEIQLVSSNGSDVYQKFLLITTDYTATAQDGNIIQKRTDNGLTARSYQGGMECLDETEVLTRAEKIAEQALELLSAEDCPTTTTTLVLAPDQMMLQIHESIGHPLELDRILGDERNYAGSSFVKLEDFGQLVYGSPLMNVTFDPSVSGQFASYRFDDGGNLATREYLIKEGILLRGLGSKESQIRSNVPGVANLRASSWNRPPIDRMANINLEPGNTSFDEMIANIESGVYMESNRSWSIDDYRNKFQFGCEYAKLIENGKLTKTLKNPNYRGITNQFWRSLSQLGDRSTLGMYGTPSCGKGEPNQAIRVGHASPVCAFDNIEVFGGVG is encoded by the coding sequence ATGACCTCAACCCTAGAAACCTGGTTAAAGGAAATCCATCTTCCGGCTGATTGGATCGGGTTACGCCAAGTAACTGAAACTTCTACCCTACGCTATGTTAGGGATGGTAAACCCCAAAGCAACGGACGCAGTCAAAGTAAAGGGGTGATGGTGGAAGTCTTGGCTAAAGGGCAACTGGGTTATTGTGCCACCAACCATTTAACCCTCGATAATATTAAGCTGGCCGCAGAAATTGCTTATCAACAAGCGGTGACGGCTGCCGAATGGGGAATCTACTCTTTTACTGTAGAACAACGTCCCAAAGCCGTAGGAACCTATTATTCTCCTTATCTTAAACCCCTCGATATTCTCAGTCCTAAAGATATCAATGATCTGCTACTGAAAGTTAATGAAACCCTCAAAGTTAACGATAAAATTGTTAGCACTTCTGCGATCGCCCGTTTGGTCGAAACAGAAATACAACTGGTTAGTAGTAACGGGTCCGATGTTTATCAAAAATTCCTCTTAATCACCACAGATTACACTGCAACAGCACAAGACGGCAATATTATTCAAAAACGCACCGATAATGGACTCACGGCCCGTTCCTATCAAGGAGGGATGGAATGTCTTGACGAGACGGAAGTTTTAACCCGTGCTGAAAAGATCGCAGAACAAGCATTAGAATTATTATCAGCCGAAGATTGTCCTACTACTACGACAACCCTAGTGTTAGCCCCTGACCAAATGATGTTACAAATACATGAAAGCATCGGTCATCCTTTAGAACTCGATCGCATTTTAGGGGACGAACGAAACTACGCCGGATCAAGCTTTGTTAAATTAGAAGACTTTGGCCAGTTGGTCTATGGTTCCCCTCTGATGAATGTTACCTTTGATCCATCAGTATCAGGACAATTTGCCAGTTATCGTTTTGATGATGGGGGAAATTTAGCCACCCGTGAATATTTAATCAAAGAAGGGATACTATTACGAGGATTAGGGAGTAAAGAGAGTCAAATTCGTTCAAATGTGCCAGGAGTGGCTAATTTACGGGCTTCTTCGTGGAATCGCCCCCCTATTGACCGCATGGCTAATATTAACCTTGAACCGGGAAACACTTCTTTTGATGAGATGATCGCTAACATCGAATCAGGGGTTTATATGGAGTCTAACCGATCCTGGTCTATTGATGATTATCGGAATAAGTTTCAATTTGGTTGTGAATATGCCAAACTCATTGAAAATGGTAAGCTTACCAAAACCCTGAAAAATCCTAATTATCGGGGTATTACTAATCAATTTTGGCGGAGTTTGTCTCAGCTAGGCGATCGCTCAACTTTGGGGATGTATGGAACCCCTAGCTGTGGTAAAGGGGAACCCAACCAAGCGATCCGCGTTGGCCATGCGTCTCCTGTTTGTGCTTTTGATAATATCGAAGTGTTTGGGGGAGTGGGTTAA
- a CDS encoding FHA domain-containing protein, whose amino-acid sequence MITCPNCEHQNPDGAIQCEACFTPLPQLVNCGNCGQPLLSNATFCGECGAANPFEGSTEAEAEPSPPPPPVTPPPPPIGNLPEASPTPPPPPTKPPASAPTQLQTQTASLLHLQTDTTLELPQGLDIIHVGKPNEQIPPDLDVSGLPNSDVVSRIHADIRNEAGIFYIEDVGSSNGTYINYNALPPGNRHRLRPGDRISLGKGDLVTFVFQLS is encoded by the coding sequence ATGATTACTTGTCCAAATTGTGAGCATCAAAACCCCGATGGGGCAATTCAGTGCGAAGCCTGTTTTACCCCTCTGCCTCAATTGGTGAATTGTGGCAACTGTGGTCAGCCCTTACTCAGTAATGCCACTTTTTGTGGAGAATGTGGGGCAGCTAACCCCTTTGAAGGTTCGACAGAAGCAGAAGCAGAACCTTCCCCACCCCCACCTCCTGTGACACCCCCACCCCCTCCGATCGGGAATCTTCCCGAAGCATCCCCAACACCTCCACCCCCCCCTACAAAACCACCAGCCAGCGCACCGACTCAACTACAAACCCAGACTGCCAGTTTACTGCATCTTCAAACTGACACCACCCTAGAACTTCCCCAAGGGCTAGACATTATCCATGTGGGCAAGCCAAACGAACAAATTCCCCCGGATCTCGATGTTTCAGGATTACCCAATTCTGACGTGGTTTCTCGTATTCATGCTGATATTCGCAACGAAGCCGGTATCTTTTATATCGAAGACGTGGGCAGTTCCAATGGCACTTATATTAATTACAATGCTTTACCCCCAGGAAACCGTCACCGTTTGCGACCGGGCGATCGCATTTCTTTGGGTAAAGGGGATTTAGTTACCTTTGTTTTTCAATTATCTTAG
- the pgl gene encoding 6-phosphogluconolactonase produces the protein MTQIQVLSDKPTLIAHTLNLIVDKIHTTLQQQEKFTLALAGGGTPKPLYEALAQQSLPLEKIHIFWGDERYVSAAHPDSNQRMAREAWLDQVDFPSSNIHPMPTGSNDPSVDAQTHDQELRDFFGVEAGEFPTFDIILLGMGDDGHTASLFPKTEALTVSDRLITVGNKDGQPRLTFTYPLLNHARCIIFLVAGENKRPALAQIFSPDGDETLYPAKAVQPQGELIWLLDEAAGAELNG, from the coding sequence ATGACACAAATACAAGTATTATCCGATAAACCGACTCTCATCGCCCATACACTCAATTTAATCGTCGATAAAATTCACACTACGTTACAACAACAAGAAAAATTTACCCTTGCTTTAGCCGGTGGTGGTACTCCGAAACCTCTCTACGAAGCCCTAGCTCAGCAGTCTTTACCTTTAGAAAAAATTCATATTTTTTGGGGAGATGAGCGTTATGTATCAGCCGCTCATCCCGATAGTAACCAACGCATGGCCCGTGAAGCTTGGTTAGATCAAGTGGATTTTCCTTCCTCTAATATTCATCCAATGCCCACAGGGAGTAACGATCCTTCTGTGGATGCTCAAACCCATGACCAGGAATTACGAGACTTTTTTGGGGTCGAAGCAGGAGAATTTCCAACGTTTGATATTATCTTATTGGGGATGGGGGATGATGGTCACACCGCCTCATTATTTCCGAAAACAGAAGCCCTAACCGTCAGCGATCGCTTAATAACTGTAGGGAATAAGGACGGACAACCCCGTTTAACGTTTACCTATCCTTTGCTCAATCATGCTCGTTGTATCATCTTCTTAGTAGCAGGAGAAAATAAACGCCCTGCCTTAGCTCAGATTTTTTCCCCTGATGGTGATGAAACCCTCTATCCAGCTAAGGCAGTTCAACCTCAAGGAGAACTTATCTGGTTGTTAGATGAGGCAGCCGGGGCAGAGTTAAATGGTTAG
- the hpsJ-B gene encoding hormogonium polysaccharide biosynthesis protein HpsJ, whose protein sequence is MNYSAFTSLVLKLIGVIFILSSLLDYVTLAIPLNLENQSWQIGLVTNIVDRGVVPLVGIAFILVGYLIDGLADANPLKKSGFNLKLPVYILSALLGLMFLLMVPLHLNNLNSAKTDALERIQQGAGQGAEQIQQFLTQVDTLSRNPNQLNQQIQRLNQAIEAGQVQGRQLNAQQLETLRQQRQQLQGLRDLSQNPEEYKKRTEELKNQLETQLLERRKQAESQATTQALKQSLRIGLSSLMLAIVYSVIGWIGLKSEITSPKGPKAAPRPKVKR, encoded by the coding sequence ATGAATTATTCAGCATTTACGTCTTTAGTTCTCAAACTGATTGGGGTCATCTTCATCCTCTCTTCCCTATTGGATTATGTAACCCTTGCTATTCCTCTTAACTTAGAAAATCAATCATGGCAAATTGGTTTAGTAACCAATATTGTTGACCGAGGGGTAGTCCCTTTGGTGGGTATTGCTTTTATTTTAGTAGGCTATCTGATTGATGGTTTAGCGGATGCCAACCCCTTAAAAAAATCAGGATTTAATCTGAAACTGCCAGTTTATATCCTATCTGCTCTTTTAGGACTAATGTTTTTGTTGATGGTTCCTTTACACCTTAACAATCTCAATAGTGCTAAAACTGATGCTTTAGAAAGAATTCAACAAGGTGCTGGCCAAGGGGCCGAACAGATTCAGCAGTTTCTTACCCAAGTTGATACCTTATCTAGAAATCCAAATCAACTCAATCAGCAGATTCAACGACTCAACCAAGCCATTGAAGCAGGTCAAGTTCAAGGAAGACAGTTAAATGCTCAACAGTTAGAAACCTTACGTCAGCAACGCCAACAGTTACAAGGATTACGAGATTTATCCCAAAATCCTGAAGAATACAAAAAAAGAACGGAGGAATTGAAAAATCAATTAGAAACCCAACTCCTCGAACGTCGTAAACAAGCAGAAAGTCAAGCTACTACTCAAGCCTTAAAACAAAGTCTCCGTATTGGTTTAAGTAGCTTGATGTTAGCCATCGTTTATAGTGTGATTGGCTGGATTGGCTTAAAATCAGAAATCACAAGTCCTAAAGGACCTAAGGCAGCACCTCGTCCCAAGGTAAAACGCTAA
- a CDS encoding DNA cytosine methyltransferase — MKVIDLFAGCGGLSLGFQNAGYTILAAYDNWEPVVKIYQKNFKHPIYKWDLSRYELYLEEFKSLNPDLIMGGPPCQDFSSAGKRDENLGRGDLTIAFSQIVTQILPKVFVLENVARFNKTNKYIEAKTILKQAGYGITEKVLDASLCGVPQKRKRFFWVGIYQEKDNTLIPYLKKNLSKKAMTVRDYLGDKLGIEYYYRHPRSYKRRGIFSIDEPSPTIRGVNRPIPKTYQKHPGDIVSLSSSVRPLTAQERSYLQTFPDTFIWEGSKTNLEQMIGNAVPVKLAEYVANAILDYFATSNMIQVQQLCLPILTYPLNSDK; from the coding sequence ATGAAAGTAATTGATTTATTTGCAGGATGCGGTGGACTTTCATTAGGGTTTCAAAATGCAGGATATACCATACTTGCTGCTTACGATAACTGGGAACCTGTAGTTAAGATTTATCAGAAAAATTTTAAACATCCAATTTATAAATGGGATCTCAGTCGCTATGAATTATACTTAGAAGAATTCAAAAGTCTAAATCCTGATCTAATTATGGGTGGTCCTCCTTGTCAAGATTTTTCAAGCGCAGGAAAACGTGATGAAAATTTAGGAAGAGGAGATTTAACCATTGCTTTCTCGCAAATTGTAACCCAAATATTACCTAAAGTTTTTGTGTTAGAAAATGTAGCTCGTTTTAACAAAACCAATAAATATATAGAAGCTAAAACGATTTTAAAACAAGCCGGATATGGAATCACAGAAAAAGTTTTAGATGCTAGTTTATGTGGCGTTCCTCAAAAAAGAAAGCGTTTTTTTTGGGTCGGAATTTATCAAGAAAAAGACAATACATTGATTCCATATTTAAAAAAAAACTTATCTAAAAAAGCTATGACAGTTAGAGACTATTTAGGAGATAAACTGGGAATAGAGTATTATTATAGACATCCTAGAAGTTATAAAAGACGAGGAATTTTTAGTATTGATGAACCCAGTCCAACCATAAGAGGAGTAAATCGGCCGATCCCTAAAACCTATCAAAAACATCCTGGTGATATTGTTTCTTTATCGTCAAGCGTTCGTCCTTTAACCGCTCAAGAAAGGAGTTATCTTCAAACATTCCCTGATACCTTTATTTGGGAAGGTTCAAAAACAAATTTAGAACAAATGATAGGTAATGCAGTTCCTGTGAAATTAGCTGAATATGTAGCCAATGCTATTCTTGATTATTTTGCAACATCAAATATGATTCAAGTTCAACAGTTATGTTTACCGATACTTACCTATCCTCTAAACTCAGATAAGTAA